The genomic DNA TAAAGTATCAAAATCAATTGTTACACAATAAGGAGTTCCTATTGCATCTTGACGACGATATCTTTTGCCTATCGATCCAGCTTCATCATAGGTAACGCTAATACCTTTATCTATTAATTTTTCAAAAATTTCAATAGCTTTTTCATTAATTTTTTTCATTAATGGTAAAATAGCTACTTTATAAGGTGCTACATTTTCATTAAAACGTAAAACAGTTCTAATATCATCTTCTGCAATTTTTTCTTCATCATAAGCATCAATCAAAGTTGCTAACATTATTCTATCTAAGCCAATAGATGGTTCAATAACATATGGAATAACTTTCTCATTAGTATTAGGATCAAAATATTCTAAACTTTCTTTTGTAGAATTCATATGCGCTTTTAAATCAAAATCTGTTCTATTAGCGACACCTAAAAGTTCTCCTCATCCAAATGGAAATAAATATTCAATATCACTTGTACCGTCTGAATAATGAGCTAATTCTTCTCTATCATGTTCTCTTATTCTTAAATTTTCTTGTTTAATACCTAATAATTTTGCAAAATCATTTGATTTTTTAATATAAAAATCATAAACATTTTTAGCTTCTTCTGGATGACAAAATACTTCTAATTCCATTTGTTCAAATTCTCTAGTTCTAAAAATAAAATTCCCTGGAGTAACTTCATTTCTAAAACTTTTTCCTACTTGACCTATACCAATTGGAAGTTTAGCCCTCATGCTTCTTTGTACATTTTTAAAATTAACAAAAATACCTTGTGCAGTTTCTGGTCTTAAATAAATTGTACTTTTTGTTTCTTCTGTTACTCCTTGTTTGGTTTCAAACATTAAATTAAATTTACGAATATCGCTTCAGTTAGTTTTAACACCTTCATATTCTTTTAGATTTTCACGTAAGTAATTAGCCATTTCTTCAAATGTCATTTTTTCAGGAATAATAGATTCATCAATTTCTTGAATTAATTTATCTGCACGATATCTTTTGCCATTAATTTTGTTTTCAATTAAAGGATCGTTAAAATTTGAAACATGACCTGAAGTAACTCAAACATTTGGATTCATTAATATTTTTGAATCAATTAAAAAATTATTTTT from Mycoplasmopsis maculosa includes the following:
- a CDS encoding glycine--tRNA ligase, translating into MKNTEKNMNTLISHLKTSGFVFQGSEIYGGLSNTWDYGPLGSLLKDNIESLWKRHFIFKEKNNFLIDSKILMNPNVWVTSGHVSNFNDPLIENKINGKRYRADKLIQEIDESIIPEKMTFEEMANYLRENLKEYEGVKTNWSDIRKFNLMFETKQGVTEETKSTIYLRPETAQGIFVNFKNVQRSMRAKLPIGIGQVGKSFRNEVTPGNFIFRTREFEQMELEVFCHPEEAKNVYDFYIKKSNDFAKLLGIKQENLRIREHDREELAHYSDGTSDIEYLFPFGWGELLGVANRTDFDLKAHMNSTKESLEYFDPNTNEKVIPYVIEPSIGLDRIMLATLIDAYDEEKIAEDDIRTVLRFNENVAPYKVAILPLMKKINEKAIEIFEKLIDKGISVTYDEAGSIGKRYRRQDAIGTPYCVTIDFDTLEDQTVTLRDRDSMKQIRISINELLDKFK